Proteins from a single region of Plasmodium gaboni strain SY75 chromosome 2, whole genome shotgun sequence:
- a CDS encoding protein transport protein SEC31: MALKSINISGNFEWCPFEEYKNYLLCFNSHNLLYSNNNSLNNYIYLLDINLNSEIRNLEIVNKFNFEDALKYENDIIKGGNKNKNNKNKNNNNNSVNEYVTCFEWMNGNNFVDINNNDELSKGIIVGGLTNGDIVLLNAKNIFETNRNYDNFILSKISMHENSINCLEYNRHKNNLIATGGNDGQLFITDIENIYSPTSYDPFLDKNNIQKITCLNWNKKVSHILATSSNNGNTVIWDLKIKKSAVSFRDPHSRTKTSSLSWLHNQPTQILISYDDDKNPCLQLWDLRNSNYPIKEITGHSKGINNICFSPIDTNLLLSSGKDVTKCWYLNNQNFDIFNEINNSANNIYSKWSPYIPDLFASSTNMDTIQINSINNGNNMTTKYIPVFYKKEAGICIGFGGKICTFDNKTNNMDINNTNSANNNNNNNSGGNTFNNDTSCDGEYDSNNGRNKNTQNKFQIKYHIYPTDMELISEADKFEKYITNGNYKEFCESKIESCDDEHEKLTWKILHLLCTSQRGDIVKHLGHDINNIIDKIMQTIGQQPGFIFKTLIDEKENNNFNSSNQMNQNNVLHNDPNIMNNINNMNNINNINNMNNINNINSNSRTGTNVLHNNGQGHLGDTNNNEEHFNSNFDLDPEKFFRELGEKTENEKIKQNEVVDISGNDENGLNSSIKGKENKTMNKKNDIATDDNNSNNIGEHNNMNGENASEHFVNEKNNTNNWNLGIESIIKECVLIGNIETAVELCLHKNRMADALLLSSFGGEQLWHKTKTIYIKKQNDNFLKNINYVLDDKLENLINNVDLNSWEEALSILCTYAINNPNFNSLCEMLAKRLQNEKFDIRAASICYLCACNFSETVEIWNNMPSKKTSLLNVLQDMVEKMTILKMIIKYDNFNAIMNQKISQYAELLANSGRLKAAMTFLCLIQHDQSIESLILRDRIYNSANHVLCQQIKPPVSPFQIIDIKPSPNVYQNNMYHNNNMNSNNNKVLSSVHQPVPQFNQSNVNRMYTSTSNIMNNNNNNNNNTVNPNFKSVIPPPLPMKTQIINSTSSLQPPPSVPPTKFHTQIINNTMNNRSSISTTTKNFPTSNLNSLVPPPMNNMNTNLSHGANVTPPYMSQSNISQPNINNNMNNMNNMNNMNNNNTTYPSLPKFPNYNINSQVQSNSTIPEKQLTSPMFSSHSYGNINKTQTTNNAVPPPPNVTSSVVTPPMPSNQLNNTRSSFADIQNVVPPTRNKNQSISSTANLNYQHDNQFNKRECVDQPSYPMTNQSPMFSMNHTMQKKNIPGGFQDNTSQMNYGMQPTGSPPPSSLSTTSPIAGALTVTPGMPVPWPIPTTTQQLGSTTQSTANENKKIQTATKEQNGVLMNRNHIENIKKTISNLLNIYTSQESVKKKADDVSSKVYELFEKLDSGAFNEQINDSLLNLVNCINANDFKTTNKIIVDLSRNLWDGSNKAWIMGVKHIIPKC; the protein is encoded by the exons ATGGCGTTGAAAAGTATTAACATAAGTGGAAACTTTGAGTGGTGCCCATTTGAAGAATACAAGAATTATTTGTTATGCTTCAACTCACACAATTTGTTATattctaataataatagtttgaataattatatatatttgttagATATAAATTTGAATAGTGAGATAAGAAATTTGGAGATAGTAAATAAGTTTAATTTCGAAGATGCATTAAAATATGAgaatgatataataaaaggaGGGAATAAgaataagaataataaaaataagaacaataataataatagtgtGAATGAATATGTGACATGTTTTGAATGGATGAATGGTAATAATTTTGTAgacataaataataatgacGAGTTAAGTAAAGGTATTATTGTTGGTGGTTTGACAAATGGTGATATAGTTTTATTGAATGCaaagaatatatttgaaaCGAATAgaaattatgataattttatattaagTAAAATCAGTATGCATGAGAATAGTATAAATTGTTTAGAATATAATAgacataaaaataatttaatagCTACAGGTGGTAATGATGGTcaattatttattacagatatagaaaatatatattcacCTACATCTTATGATCCATTTttagataaaaataatatacaaaaaattacatGTTTGAATTGGAACAAAAAGGTTTCTCATATTTTAGCTACTTCATCTAATAATGGAAATACTGTAATATGGgatttaaaaataaaaaaatcGGCTGTAAGTTTTAGAGACCCTCATAGTAGAACAAAAACATCTTCTTTATCATGGTTACATAATCAACCAACACaaattttaatttcatatgatgatgataaaaatcCATGTTTACAATTATGGGATTTAAGAAATTCAAATTATCCaattaaagaaataacTGGACATTCTAAAggtataaataatatatgttttagTCCTATAGATacaaatttattattatcatctgGAAAAGATGTTACTAAATGTTGGTATCTAAATAATCAGaattttgatatttttaatgaaattaataactcagcaaataatatttattccAAGTGGTCTCCATATATACCTGATTTATTTGCATCATCAACAAATATGGATACCATACAAATTAATTCTATAAATAATGGAAATAACATGACGACTAAATATATACCCGTATTTTATAAGAAGGAAGCTGGGATATGTATAGGTTTTGGAGGAAAAATATGTACCTTTGATAATAAGacaaataatatggatATTAACAACACAAATAGTgcaaataataataataataataatagtgGTGGTAATACCTTTAATAATGATACCTCATGTGATGGAGAATATGATTCAAACAATggaagaaataaaaatacgCAAAATAAATTccaaataaaatatcatatatatccAACAGATATGGAACTTATATCAGAAGCAGACaaatttgaaaaatatattaccaatggaaattataaagaatTTTGTGAATCTAAAATTGAATCATGTGATGATGAACATGAAAAACTTACATGGAAAATCttacatttattatgtaCCTCTCAAAGAGGTGATATAGTAAAACATTTAGGTcatgatattaataatattatagatAAAATTATGCAAACCATTGGACAACAACCAggatttatttttaaaactTTAATTGAcgaaaaagaaaataataattttaattcttcAAATCAAATGAACCAAAATAATGTATTACATAATGATCCgaatattatgaataatataaacaatatgaataatataaacaatataaacaatatgaataatataaacaatattaatagtaatagtaGGACTGGAACAAATGTCTTGCATAATAATGGACAAGGGCATTTGGGagatacaaataataatgaagaaCATTTTAATAGTAATTTCGATTTAGATCCTGAGAAATTTTTTAGAGAATTAGGTGAGAAAActgaaaatgaaaaaattaaacaaaatgaaGTAGTAGATATATCAGGTAATGATGAAAATGGGTTAAATTCTTCTATTAaaggaaaagaaaataagactatgaataaaaaaaatgacaTAGCAAcagatgataataatagtaataatattggtgaacataataatatgaatggTGAAAATGCTTCAGAACATTTTgtaaatgaaaaaaataatacaaataattGGAATTTAGGTATTGAAtcaataataaaagaatgTGTATTAATAGGAAATATTGAAACAGCTGTTGAATTATgtttacataaaaatagaaTGGCTGATgctttattattatcatctttTGGTGGTGAACAATTGTGGcataaaacaaaaacaatatatataaaaaaacaaaatgacaattttttaaaaaatattaattatgTATTAGATGATAAATTagaaaatttaataaataatgttGATTTAAATTCATGGGAAGAAGctttatctatattatgTACATATGCAATTAATAATCCaaattttaattctttatgTGAAATGTTAGCTAAAAGATTACAGAATGAAAAATTTGATATACGTGCTGCATCTATATGTTATTTATGTGCATGCAACTTCTCAGAGACTGTAGAAATTTGGAATAATATGCCATCCAAAAAAACATCTTTATTAAATGTTTTACAAGATATGGTGGAGAAAATGACAATATTGAAAATGATTATTAAATATGACAATTTTAATGCTATAATGAATCAAAAAATAAGTCAATATGCTGAATTATTAGCAAATTCGGGTAGATTAAAAGCAGCTATGACCtttttatgtttaataCAACATGATCAAAGTATAGAAAGTTTAATATTAAGAGATCGTATTTATAATAGTGCTAATCATGTTTTATGTCAACAAATTAAGCCACCTGTATCACCATTCCAAATTATTGATATAAAACCATCACCAAATgtatatcaaaataatatgtatcataataataatatgaatagtaataataataaggTTTTATCGTCTGTGCATCAACCAGTGCCACAATTCAATCAAAGTAATGTAAACAGAATGTATACATCAACAAgtaatattatgaataataataataataataataataatacgGTGAATCCCAATTTTAAAAGTGTCATACCTCCACCTTTACCTATGAAAACACAAATCATTAATTCAACATCATCCTTACAACCACCACCTTCAGTACCACCAACCAAATTTCATACACAAATTATTAACAATACAATGAATAATAGATCATCCATTTCAACTACAACAAAGAATTTTCCAACATCTAATCTTAATTCATTAGTACCACCACcaatgaataatatgaatacaAACTTATCACACGGGGCTAATGTAACTCCTCCATATATGTCTCAATCGAATATATCTCAACCAAacattaataataacatgaacaatatgaacaatatgaataatatgaataataataatacaacATATCCATCTTTACCAAAATTTCCTAATTACAATATAAATTCACAAGTGCAATCAAACTCAACAATTCCAGAAAAACAATTAACATCACCAATGTTTTCTTCACATTCTTatggaaatataaataaaacacAAACTACTAATAATGCTGTTCCACCCCCACCAAACGTTACCTCTTCTGTGGTAACACCACCAATGCCATCCAACCAATTAAACAATACTAGATCAAGTTTTGCAGATATTCAAAATGTTGTACCTCCAACAAGAAATAAAAACCAATCCATATCTTCAACTGCAAATTTGAATTATCAACATGATAATCAATTTAACAAAAGAGAATGTGTCGATCAGCCAAGCTATCCTATGACCAACCAGTCACCTATGTTTTCGATGAACCATACTATgcagaaaaaaaatattcctGGTGGATTCCAGGACAATACTAGCCAAATGAATTATGGCATGCAACCTACTGGTTCACCCCCTCCATCaa gTCTCAGTACAACATCCCCTATAGCAGGCGCTTTGACGGTGACACCAGGTATGCCCGTTCCTTGGCCAATTCCAACGACAACACAACAG CTGGGATCTACCACCCAATCTACTGCCAAcgaaaataaaaaaatacagACAGCCACCAAAGAACAAAACGGAGTGCTAATGAATAGAAACCATATTGAAAATATCAAGAAAACCATAAgtaatttattaaatatttatacgAGTCAAGAATCTGTAAAGAAAAAAGCTGATGATGTGTCTTCAAAGGTATATGAGTTGTTTGAAAAATTAGATTCTGGTGCTTTCAATGAACAGATAAATGATAGTCTATTAAATTTGGTTAATTGTATAAATGCTAATGATTTTAAAACAACcaataaaataatagtaGATCTAAGTAGAAATTTGTGGGATGGCAGCAATAAAGCATg GATTATGGGAgtaaaacatataatacCAAAATGTTAA
- a CDS encoding putative T-complex protein 1 — protein MFANKFGVNSILKDGYRIMKNNEDTILKNIEACKEICNIIQTSLGPKCMNKLIINHINKKIVSSDCITILNDMEINHPVVNIIKKLSETINYEYGDFTNYAFTITCEILDKASFLIQQGFNINDILNGFILGYKEIEKVLEEMIVWKVPNFYEEKELIKVLKSVMLTKNISNNYNFLIQLLAKCISTLMPDKIENFDVDNIRVSKLNGGNIIDSEFLMGMVIARETHGIIKKKENANVIVLNCGLEAPATETKGTVLLHNAEELISYTKGEEEQMKKYIDNFKKANVDVIIVNGAISDIAQHFCDTNNIMTLKITSKFETLRICKLLNISSLIKLSTPQPEDIGKVSSIYVSEIASKKVTIINSKNKKVGTIILRGATSNLLDEVERCIHDGINSIKNAIKGNSFLHGGGCIEIQLSLALKKYANQLKGIDNYCVKIFAEAFHIIPKILAHNAGYNTTDVLNELINEHNKGNTDSCININKDSHITSAQTNHIYDNYNCKKYAIHLAMEAVQTILKIDQIIMSKPAGGPKPRDKNPNYDEAF, from the exons ATG tTTGCCAACAAATTCGGTGTGAATTCCATTCTGAAGGATGGCTATCGTATTATGAAAAACAATGAGGATACAATTTTGAAGAACATAGAAGCATGCAAAGAGATATGTAACATCATTCAGACATCTTTAGGACCTAAATGTAtgaataaattaattattaatcatataaataagaagATTGTATCGAGTGATTGCATTActatattaaatgatatgGAAATTAATCATCCTgttgtaaatataataaagaaattgTCAGAAACTATTAATTATGAGTATGGTGACTTTACTAATTATGCATTTACAATTACATGTGAGATATTAGATAAGGCAAGTTTTTTAATACAACAAGgttttaatattaatgatatattaaatggTTTTATTTTAGGTTATAAAGAAATTGAAAAAGTATTAGAAGAAATGATTGTATGGAAGGTTCCTAATTTttatgaagaaaaagaattaataaaagtaTTAAAATCAGTTATGTTAACAAAAAACatatcaaataattataattttcttataCAATTATTAGCCAAATGTATATCAACATTGATGCCAGATAAAATCGAAAATTTTGATGTAGATAATATTAGAGTTTCAAAATTAAACGGTGGTAATATAATCGATTCTGAATTTTTAATGGGTATGGTAATAGCAAGAGAAACACATGgtatcataaaaaaaaaagaaaatgcTAATGTTATTGTTCTAAATTGTGGATTAGAAGCTCCTGCTACAGAAACAAAAGGTACTGTTTTATTGCATAATGCTGAAGAATTAATTTCATATACTAAAGGTGAAGAAGaacaaatgaaaaaatatattgataattttaaaaaagcTAATGTAGatgttattattgttaATGGAGCTATATCAGATATTGCTCAACATTTTTGtgatacaaataatattatgacATTAAAAATTACATCCAAATTTGAAACACTAAGaatatgtaaattattaaatatttcttcCTTAATAAAATTAAGTACACCTCAACCAGAAGATATAGGAAAAGTATCATCTATATATGTCTCAGAAATAGCAAGCAAAAAAGTAACTATTAttaattcaaaaaataaaaaagttGGGACCATAATACTAAGAGGAGCAACTTCTAATTTGTTAGATGAAGTCGAAAGATGTATACATGACGGTATCAACTCTATCAAAAATGCAATCAAAGGAAACTCCTTTTTACATGGTGGTGGTTGTATAGAAATACAATTATCTTTAgcattaaaaaaatatgcTAACCAACTTAAAGGTATAGATAATTATTGTGTTAAAATATTTGCTGAAGCATTCCATATAATACCAAAAATACTTGCACATAATGCTGGATATAATACTACAGATGTATTAAATGAACTAATAAATGAACATAATAAAGGTAATACAGATTcatgtattaatattaataaagaCTCACATATCACATCTGCTCAAActaatcatatatatgataattataattgtaaaaaatatgcCATACATCTAGCTATGGAAGCAGTACAAACAATCTTAAAAATCGatcaaattattatgtCAAAACCTGCTGGAGGCCCAAAACCTCGTGACAAAAACCCTAACTATGACGAAGCATTctaa
- a CDS encoding hypothetical protein (conserved Plasmodium protein, unknown function) translates to MSEESEKILYEKEKKIQALSKIYHIKLETLLIYIIIPKTTKKSLCYNDFFDNINEIKNYINIEEEDDDENNNTNLKINEEVQQRKTKDDDLKDVNQKKDENGKCVENDGDNINGDNIYGDNIYGDNINGDNINGDNINGDNIYGDNINGDNINGDNINGDNINGVCDNVSNINIISNNSFXXXXXXXINNILILYFSKCDLIDICINRRSYNKCGFYACDNIFLNNINNSKYKIDTKNKKIYLREYYDLFCSTNCMNFNLGLLKHIIQNNKNSKEEINYKKKAQLIHIMFLTFFPFFKLYNLTYLINNINKYRIESNKIYKIKTNINNESVYIQQTDNNIIKMNETNKIKEKKKKKNKIYNHATNIKIKENFHHKKQVFIEENNKDTCYIVKKKDKCKYILINNKDKNMEHKKSILKNIKDNQENTQKTNQKNVCFNGNIKLYQYNKEDNINSYSIHDSSVELKKTHDKKKKKKFKETGKKKKKKYHGANKFSSLDTDHYNYTSDHLKYKLIKELDDTLEHYISKDNKYEKHNIEKEDKLINNSNTTNNNKESILNKSDQDVNVSSLNEHTEKEQEKNVTKIIEEIKIEQKESKKEIQQNKDNELKEQNNGNMETKLNLYQKYSLYNLYELSKLDESKMVEFLYDNQKENFINFASQKMNEINKKHNHAEKGKRIRLLNNSNDYKIKGSQIEDKRNDEINTNDDNHTNEDTSCVHFKDEITINEEEYEKTKEADHYINEKTKEADHYINEKTKEADHYINEKTKEADHYINEKTKEADHYFNEETDDIKLQALLMEKKEKIREEYIQTFKSDMSLNIKLYDNDKHEYEHFNELEDDVSTYDDLSYDHFMDEESEYKKHISNKIIKMNENKYIYSTNNGHLYENLSLYVVLWDIFTNTNSKYTVHFFKKNELIIPKGIIEEERKRRNEFIHNISQNMPTYINCISSIIVNICRTFLFHKPLIPFKKVIYESINCVIAVAIKLYKPDLIPSSEMPNIKKAEDYLIFENKIDQEELNDLCMLFFQNNFY, encoded by the coding sequence ATGAGCGAGGAAAgtgaaaaaatattgtatgagaaagaaaagaaaattcAAGCCttatcaaaaatatatcacATAAAATTAGAAACTCTgcttatttatattattattccaaaaacaacaaaaaaGAGCTTATGCTATAATGATTTctttgataatataaacgaaattaagaattatataaatatagaagaagaagatgatgatgaaaataataatacaaacTTGAAAATAAATGAGGAGGTCCAACAAAGAAAGACGAAGGATGATGATTTAAAGGATGTAAATCAAAAGAAAGATGAAAATGGAAAGTGTGTAGAAAATGATggtgataatataaatggtgataatatatatggtgataatatatatggtgataatataaatggtgataatataaatggtgataatataaatggtgataatatatatggtgataatataaatggtgataatattaatggtgataatattaatggtgataatataaatggTGTTTGTGATAATGTGtcaaatattaatataatttctAACAATTCTTTCNNNNNNNNNNNNNNNNNNNTTATAAATAATATccttattttatatttctcaAAATGTGATTTAATTgatatatgtattaatagaagaagttataataaatgtgGTTTTTATGCAtgtgataatatatttttaaataatattaataatagtaaatataaaattgacacaaaaaataagaaaatatatttaagagaatattatgatttattttgttcaaCGAATTGTATGAATTTTAATTTAGGGttattaaaacatattattcaaaataataaaaatagtaaagaagaaattaattataaaaaaaaagcacagttaattcatataatgTTTTTAACCTTCTTTCCATTCTTTAAATTGTATAATTTAACTTATctaataaataatattaataaatatcGTATAGAATctaataaaatttataaaataaaaacaaatataaacaatgaatctgtatatatacaacaaacagataataatataatcaaaatgaatgaaacaaataaaattaaagaaaaaaaaaaaaaaaaaaataaaatatataatcatgctacaaatattaaaataaaagaaaattttcatcataAAAAACAAGTATTCatagaagaaaataataaagatacATGTTATATcgtaaaaaaaaaagacaaatgtaaatatatattaataaataataaagataaaaatatggaaCACAAAAAATccattttaaaaaatattaaggACAACCAAGAAAATACACAAAAAACAAACCAAAAAAATGTTTGTTTTAatggaaatataaaattatatcaatataataaagaagatAATATCAATTCTTATTCTATACACGATTCTTCCGTGGAACTTAAAAAAACACatgacaaaaaaaaaaaaaaaaaatttaaagaGACAGgcaaaaagaaaaaaaaaaaatatcatgGGGCAAATAAATTTAGTTCTTTAGATACAGATCACTATAACTATACAAGTGatcatttaaaatataaattgATAAAAGAACTAGACGATACATTGGAACATTACATATCCaaagataataaatatgaaaaacataatatcgaaaaagaagataaacttataaataattcGAACActacaaataataataaagaatccatattaaataaatctGATCAGGATGTTAATGTATCATCATTAAATGAGCACACAGAAAAGgaacaagaaaaaaatgtaacGAAAATAATAGAAGAGATAAAAATTGAACAAAAGGAATCAAAGAAAGAAATACaacaaaataaagataaCGAACtaaaagaacaaaataacGGAAATATGGAAACAAAATTAAATCtttatcaaaaatattcattatataatctATATGAATTATCTAAATTAGATGAATCAAAAATGGTAGAGTTTTTGTATGATAatcaaaaagaaaattttataaattttgcttcacaaaaaatgaatgaaattaataaaaaacaCAATCATGCTGAAAAGGGGAAAAGAATACGCTTGTTGAATAATTCAAATGACTATAAGATAAAAGGTAGTCAAATTGAAGATAAAAGGAACGATGAGATTAATACAAATGATGATAATCATACAAATGAAGATACCTCATGTGTTCATTTTAAGGATGAAATAACcataaatgaagaagaatatgaaaaaaCAAAGGAAGCAGACcattatattaatgaaaaaacAAAGGAAGCAGACcattatattaatgaaaaaacAAAGGAAGCAGACcattatattaatgaaaaaacAAAGGAAGCAGACcattatattaatgaaaaaacAAAGGAAGCAGACCATTATTTTAATGAAGAAACagatgatataaaattacAAGCTTTATTaatggaaaaaaaagaaaaaataagaGAAGAATATATACAAACTTTTAAGAGTGATATGTCcttaaatataaaattatacGATAACGATAAACATGAATATGAACATTTTAACGAATTAGAAGATGATGTATCAACATATGATGATTTATCATATGACCATTTTATGGATGAAGAATcagaatataaaaaacatatttctaataagatcataaaaatgaatgaaaataaatatatatatagcACAAACAATGGacatttatatgaaaatttatctttatatGTTGTTTTGTGGGATATATTTACAAACACCAATTCAAAATATACagttcatttttttaaaaaaaatgaactTATTATACCTAAAGGAATAATTGAAGAAGAAcgaaaaagaagaaatgAATTTATACACAATATATCTCAAAATATGCctacatatattaattgtATTTCATCGATTATAGTGAATATTTGTCGAACATTCTTATTTCATAAACCTTTAATTCCTTTCAAAAAAGTTATTTATGAATCTATTAATTGTGTCATTGCTGTGGCTATTAAATTATACAAACCTGATTTAATTCCTTCCTCTGAAATGCctaatataaaaaaagcagaagattatttaatttttgaaaataaaatagatCAAGAAGAATTAAATGATTTGTGTAtgcttttttttcaaaacaatttttattag
- a CDS encoding hypothetical protein (conserved Plasmodium protein, unknown function): MVENKLCNYSLRSRIESIFKGYNNLIDSNEELIQNSDVERDCKTESCLNKENYTNKNEECIRIKRKIFKSDNMSIFIKGRKYLFIENYTSVIYEKCEDKLNIILANKYLERGIIEVQLKGNVTFIIPCCLNKNILSCFLPQLERGLYHLFFFFNKERMFIKLLRPGSELSDDIKSIPLHVIEITDFSHGFKKNKITDKNKQYIINSTHNNFYTNKELIKLYNDIYNNYNNIYNDEYKRNNKISLQNNFYLYNNNEEHFYNFLNCYKDQFIDHSSFTTKIRNSYQHNKNTIIKEKENNTIVDINNMNFISQLHLEKHVAQSRIPILYKRLLYDNCIYENKMVIMHFHTKIFEYNPFNILSTHIFTKSEIEKDGYIIFAFNIIPITLNPNKNKIKYNNSYHNQNIYKKINYSSNILNSSGEKNEEIGNSYLSTLFILNSDERNCVDIRLWKYIKTVECNKNDISNNFYLSKNNYKNVVCPISPQLINNKNIFKRYSEGLKISDKVSIFFEDWNEDILPVQKFVNSIEYDIPYKKLNELSNYVENINGDILLFNDLKENGKYDSMCDENIKSQDESINDYQYNNNLTEVITNTSMNQNNFYIKDIEKKEIKHKDKMNKISINYLLNNFVSFVLIIDEKIYHSVTPINKFILLFIINYWMNFVEK, translated from the coding sequence atggTGGAAAATAAACTATGTAATTATTCTTTAAGAAGTAGGATAGAAAGTATTTTTAAAGGATACAATAATCTGATTGATTCAAATGAAGAGTTAATACAAAATAGTGATGTTGAAAGGGATTGTAAGACAGAGTCTTgtttaaataaagaaaacTACACgaataaaaatgaagaatgTATTCgtattaaaagaaaaatatttaagaGTGATAACATGtccatttttattaaaggaagaaaatatttatttattgaaaATTACACATCAgtaatatatgaaaaatgtGAAGATAAATTGAACATAATTTTGGCtaataaatatttagaACGAGGTATCATAGAAGTTCAATTAAAAGGAAATGTAACATTTATTATTCCTTGTtgtttaaataaaaatatcttAAGTTGCTTTTTGCCACAACTGGAAAGAGgattatatcatttattttttttttttaataaagaaagaatgtttataaaattGTTAAGACCTGGATCTGAATTAAgtgatgatataaaatcTATACCACTTCATGTCATAGAAATAACCGATTTTAGTCATGgtttcaaaaaaaataaaattacagataaaaataaacaatatataataaatagtacacataataatttttatacaaataaagaacttataaaattatataatgatatttacaacaattataataatatatataatgatgaatataaaagaaataataaaattagtctacaaaataatttttatctttacaataataatgaagaacatttttataacttTCTTAATTGTTACAAAGATCAATTTATAGATCATTCTTCTTTTACAACAAAAATAAGAAATTCTTATCAACATAATAAGAatacaataataaaagaaaaagaaaataacACTATTgtagatataaataatatgaactTTATTTCACAATTACACCTGGAAAAACATGTAGCTCAAAGTAGAATCCctattttatataaacgATTATTGTATGataattgtatatatgaaaataaaatggTCATTATGCATTTCCACACCaaaatatttgaatataatCCTTTCAATATCTTATCAACACATATCTTTACAAAAAGTGAAATAGAAAAAGATGgatatatcatttttgCCTTTAATATAATACCTATAACACTTAATCcaaacaaaaataaaatcaaatataataattcttatcataatcaaaatatttataaaaaaattaattattcATCAAATATTCTGAACAGTTCAGgtgaaaaaaatgaagaaattGGAAATAGCTATTTGAGTACtttattcattttaaaTTCGGATGAAAGAAATTGTGTAGATATAAGATTatggaaatatataaaaactGTTGAATGTAACAAAAACGATATATcgaataatttttatttatctaaaaataattataaaaatgtcGTATGTCCAATATCACCTcaattaattaataataaaaatatatttaagaGATATTCTGAGGGATTAAAAATATCTGACAAGGTCAGCATATTTTTTGAAGATTGGAATGAAGACATATTGCCTGTTCAGAAATTTGTTAATTCGATTGAATATGACATACCTTATAAAAAGTTAAATGAATTATCTAATTATGTTGAGAATATAAATGGGgacattttattatttaatgatCTTAAAGAAAACGGCAAATATGATAGTATGTgtgatgaaaatataaaaagtcAGGATGAAAGTATAAATGATTATCagtataataataatttaacTGAGGTTATAACAAACACATCAATGaatcaaaataatttctACATTAAGgatatagaaaaaaaagaaatcaAACATAAAGAcaaaatgaacaaaatatcaataaactatctattaaataattttgtgtcctttgttttaataatcgatgaaaaaatataccACAGTGTTACTCCtataaataaattcattttattatttataattaattattgGATGAACTTTGTGGAAAAATAA